From Pseudothermotoga thermarum DSM 5069, a single genomic window includes:
- a CDS encoding DUF4941 domain-containing protein yields the protein MRFLLVVVLTITIIEVLLAYQLILGDKILYSSKESGLPWETFVKVFDNYMAYLRLPKPKLGAVGGFEYLVWNNHVVGYSKSSNLLNLDGITQKVEFVPFDKVMQIFGIPFFKQGETIYLAEMIVWDISKTGEIIEIVFNGENKLEMIEEKGRIKLVSKGTVGWKDKFFNAGEEIVSFDLEPGSKLQKVATSEGLIKLILGRLPAASMEIQILPIERWVEASKEKILLLYAKGDNRIIIRPYSPDFEGADWYVYSLTRNLASKLCEQFNLKLEICPLVCLPLNRVSFLVLVEDEDLLNEVVTQLEELIK from the coding sequence TTGAGATTTTTGCTAGTCGTTGTTTTGACAATCACGATAATCGAAGTTCTGCTTGCCTACCAACTGATCTTAGGTGACAAGATCCTTTATTCATCAAAGGAATCGGGCTTACCGTGGGAAACGTTCGTAAAAGTCTTTGACAATTATATGGCATATCTTCGTCTTCCCAAACCAAAACTTGGTGCAGTTGGAGGTTTTGAATATTTGGTTTGGAACAATCACGTTGTGGGTTATTCAAAATCCAGTAATTTGCTGAATTTGGACGGAATTACACAAAAGGTAGAATTTGTGCCCTTTGACAAAGTCATGCAAATCTTTGGTATACCGTTTTTCAAGCAAGGAGAAACGATATACCTTGCCGAAATGATCGTATGGGACATATCAAAAACTGGTGAAATAATCGAAATAGTTTTTAACGGAGAAAACAAATTGGAAATGATTGAGGAAAAAGGCAGGATAAAACTTGTCAGCAAAGGAACGGTAGGATGGAAAGATAAGTTTTTCAACGCTGGGGAAGAAATTGTTAGCTTTGATCTAGAACCTGGTTCAAAACTTCAAAAAGTTGCGACATCTGAAGGTTTGATCAAATTAATTCTTGGAAGATTACCAGCTGCAAGCATGGAAATTCAGATACTTCCAATTGAGCGTTGGGTTGAGGCTTCAAAAGAAAAAATACTTTTACTTTATGCAAAAGGAGATAACAGAATAATAATCAGGCCTTACTCTCCAGATTTTGAAGGAGCAGATTGGTACGTTTATTCTTTAACTCGAAACCTAGCATCAAAATTGTGCGAGCAGTTCAACTTAAAACTGGAAATTTGCCCGCTAGTGTGCTTACCGTTGAACCGAGTTTCTTTTCTCGTGTTGGTTGAAGATGAGGATCTATTGAATGAGGTTGTTACACAATTGGAGGAATTGATAAAATGA
- a CDS encoding efflux RND transporter permease subunit, with the protein MALSAIVVKYHRLIVVIFSSLAIVLGYFAFAKFSVDSNLASLAPKGENFYTEQLDFLKEKMSSNVLVVVTYANGDVEKTLKILAELKEAFESSGYIQETMKVDDPEIFIKYGFLTVEASNFDKIFSTFDPSLGNFLDFEEWRKIVASSASAYNLISDYARRSDIEKYVLISPDKEIALINFVLKDDFTNISVMNKVVAELKKIASNLEKQWSTKFLFTGTPAGVYESNQQVKKDFALTTMISLGGICAIILAGFGSFAVLVLLFISMIVAMLITLGFVNLVLGEINIVTSFVNAMLLGLGIDYGIYVISRIAFFSSEKRVDESSVSAALNELAKPSIVALLTTIGAFGSMFLGLSKPFVQMAIFAIFGMVSFYLTMMLFLPALILTLKVQFKETRRKLLGNFIFNNKLRRIFKISMLIALIIFIPLGIQNLSNYWYTPSGLVSDKAESAIAFNKVKQSFQKVGLGEICLLADNLEDLKRLEGIVKNSGFLVEPLSVLNILELASNKTLEDLPEVYRQVFQIVNNPFLSAIFHRVGIYPQLLEMLRFVRSTNNLEDIVMELKKDVPMVFYEQNGKSYFVLYTDGIENIYQANRLKNVFNYFEQNNVKVYGYPALLYEVMKEMKKTIYFLGILVFLGVFAAVLLTLRSLRKALFITTLLLLSIITTFGIGKILGFHTTFLTLLIFPVLTGIGVDGFVHATFAIERKEKNLISKTLHSISLSSFTTTAAFGSFTLAQGKLLSEFGSLMAIGFFVNYLLVIYLTSFYKGGGNDENRHDD; encoded by the coding sequence TTGGCTTTGAGCGCTATTGTGGTAAAATATCACCGTTTAATAGTTGTAATATTCTCATCTCTTGCAATTGTTCTAGGATATTTTGCCTTCGCAAAATTTTCAGTTGATTCAAATTTGGCAAGTTTAGCTCCAAAAGGCGAAAATTTCTACACCGAGCAGCTGGATTTTTTAAAAGAAAAAATGTCATCAAATGTTTTGGTGGTAGTTACATATGCAAATGGAGATGTAGAAAAAACTTTGAAAATTCTGGCCGAACTAAAAGAAGCTTTTGAATCAAGTGGTTACATTCAAGAAACAATGAAGGTTGATGACCCTGAGATTTTCATCAAATACGGTTTTTTGACGGTTGAGGCAAGCAATTTTGACAAAATATTTTCCACATTTGATCCTTCTCTCGGAAACTTTTTGGATTTCGAAGAATGGCGAAAAATTGTGGCCTCATCCGCTTCGGCTTATAATCTCATCTCTGATTACGCAAGAAGATCTGATATAGAAAAATACGTGCTGATTTCTCCCGACAAAGAGATCGCACTGATAAATTTTGTCTTAAAAGATGATTTTACAAATATAAGTGTAATGAACAAAGTTGTTGCGGAGCTAAAGAAAATAGCATCAAATCTTGAGAAACAATGGTCGACCAAATTCTTGTTCACAGGAACTCCAGCTGGTGTGTATGAATCGAACCAGCAGGTCAAAAAAGATTTTGCCCTTACAACGATGATTTCACTTGGAGGAATTTGTGCGATTATTCTCGCTGGATTTGGAAGTTTTGCTGTTTTGGTGCTTTTGTTTATATCGATGATAGTAGCTATGCTAATAACTCTTGGTTTTGTAAACTTGGTCCTTGGTGAAATAAACATCGTTACCTCTTTTGTGAATGCGATGCTGCTTGGTCTTGGAATTGACTATGGGATTTACGTTATTTCGAGAATAGCCTTCTTCTCAAGTGAAAAAAGAGTGGATGAAAGCAGCGTATCTGCGGCTTTGAACGAATTAGCAAAACCTTCTATCGTGGCCCTGTTGACAACCATAGGGGCATTTGGCTCGATGTTTTTAGGCTTGTCAAAACCATTCGTTCAAATGGCTATTTTTGCAATTTTTGGAATGGTGAGTTTCTATTTAACAATGATGCTCTTTCTACCAGCGTTGATTTTAACTTTAAAAGTACAGTTCAAAGAAACAAGAAGAAAATTGCTAGGTAATTTCATCTTCAACAATAAACTTAGAAGAATCTTCAAAATATCAATGCTTATTGCTTTGATAATTTTCATACCCTTGGGAATTCAAAATTTGTCGAACTATTGGTATACACCTTCTGGTCTTGTGTCCGACAAAGCGGAATCAGCCATTGCGTTTAACAAAGTGAAACAAAGTTTTCAAAAAGTTGGACTTGGTGAAATATGTTTGCTCGCAGACAATCTAGAAGATCTTAAAAGGCTGGAAGGAATAGTAAAAAATTCAGGATTTTTAGTTGAACCTTTATCGGTTTTAAACATTTTAGAGCTTGCTTCAAACAAGACCCTAGAGGACCTTCCAGAAGTTTATCGACAAGTTTTCCAAATTGTCAACAATCCTTTCTTGTCGGCGATTTTTCACAGAGTAGGGATTTATCCTCAGCTACTTGAAATGCTTAGATTTGTAAGAAGTACAAACAACTTGGAAGACATTGTGATGGAATTGAAAAAAGATGTTCCCATGGTCTTCTACGAACAAAACGGCAAATCGTACTTTGTTCTTTACACCGATGGTATCGAAAACATATATCAAGCCAACCGTCTTAAAAATGTTTTCAACTACTTTGAGCAAAACAATGTCAAAGTTTATGGGTATCCAGCTTTGTTGTATGAAGTTATGAAGGAAATGAAAAAAACGATCTATTTCCTTGGGATCTTGGTTTTTCTAGGAGTTTTCGCAGCGGTTCTTTTAACGCTACGCTCTTTGCGCAAAGCTCTTTTTATAACAACATTGTTACTTCTTTCAATCATCACAACTTTTGGAATTGGAAAAATTCTGGGATTTCATACAACTTTTCTCACGTTGTTGATATTTCCAGTATTAACAGGAATAGGTGTGGATGGGTTCGTACATGCTACTTTTGCTATTGAAAGAAAGGAAAAAAATTTGATATCAAAAACGTTACATTCGATTTCTTTAAGCTCGTTCACAACAACAGCTGCTTTTGGGAGTTTTACGCTAGCCCAAGGTAAGTTGCTCTCTGAGTTTGGAT
- a CDS encoding S41 family peptidase, which translates to MKKKNFLALVILSVAVVLSSWLLAGAITAKDVNRALEPFYQSLSYIINAYYEKDKIDLNKLIDSAIDGLVKGLGDDFSYYENPEGTEEKQIEMEGEYGGLGIEVTYDSEYKAVKVVAPMYGTPAWRAGLQSGDLIVEIDGQPVREMTYMQAVRKLRGTPGTSVKIKVIRQGEPEPLIFEIVREVIRIIPVKYAFVETSKGRVGYILITRFAAKTFDETKQALDELFSKGIKGLIIDLRDNPGGYLSSVIDVASLFVDKGIIVKTKNAFGIEEVYESTGNNYPNAPIVVLVNNGSASASEILTAALKENNIAKIVGRKTFGKGSVQTAFPLSNGGTLYLTTTHYLTPNGKDIHRIGIEPDVEVEQITEPRRPTAVDYTKKTVEIDMNDPFIVKGLEVLLEMIK; encoded by the coding sequence ATGAAAAAGAAAAATTTTCTGGCGCTAGTTATTCTCTCAGTAGCTGTGGTTCTATCAAGTTGGTTACTAGCCGGTGCAATAACCGCAAAGGATGTTAACAGAGCTTTGGAACCTTTTTACCAAAGCTTAAGCTACATAATCAACGCCTATTATGAAAAAGACAAAATCGATTTGAACAAGCTTATCGATTCGGCAATAGATGGGCTTGTAAAAGGACTTGGAGATGATTTTTCGTACTATGAAAATCCCGAGGGAACCGAAGAGAAACAAATTGAAATGGAAGGTGAATACGGTGGCCTTGGAATCGAGGTGACGTATGATAGTGAATACAAAGCAGTTAAGGTTGTCGCACCGATGTACGGTACCCCGGCATGGCGGGCAGGTTTACAATCAGGAGATTTGATAGTTGAAATCGACGGTCAACCTGTTAGGGAAATGACCTACATGCAAGCAGTCAGAAAGCTTAGAGGAACACCTGGAACTTCGGTGAAAATCAAAGTTATCAGGCAGGGTGAACCTGAACCATTGATCTTTGAAATAGTGCGCGAAGTTATTCGAATAATTCCAGTTAAATACGCTTTTGTTGAAACATCAAAAGGAAGAGTTGGATACATCTTGATAACAAGGTTTGCTGCTAAGACCTTTGACGAAACCAAACAAGCTTTGGATGAACTGTTTTCAAAAGGTATCAAAGGTTTGATAATCGATCTTCGCGATAATCCTGGTGGTTACTTGAGCAGCGTTATAGATGTGGCAAGTCTTTTCGTAGACAAGGGCATCATAGTAAAAACGAAAAACGCCTTTGGAATAGAAGAGGTGTACGAATCAACAGGAAACAATTATCCCAACGCTCCAATTGTGGTACTTGTAAACAACGGCTCGGCATCTGCTTCCGAGATTTTAACAGCAGCTTTGAAAGAAAACAACATTGCAAAAATAGTGGGAAGAAAAACCTTTGGAAAAGGGTCGGTTCAAACTGCCTTCCCACTTTCCAACGGAGGAACGCTTTATCTTACAACGACGCATTATCTAACACCGAATGGAAAAGACATACATCGTATAGGAATAGAACCGGATGTGGAAGTCGAGCAAATAACTGAGCCTAGAAGACCAACTGCCGTTGACTACACCAAGAAAACGGTTGAAATAGACATGAATGATCCATTCATTGTAAAAGGCTTGGAAGTTCTTTTGGAGATGATTAAATGA
- a CDS encoding GerMN domain-containing protein, with protein sequence MRMFFVLVIIAVVPMLLLAANAKVVYFDDHLNPSVVNVSFQKDEDIVLAIFNKLASPSSNFKTFVPADVLNAYFFVETALVLDLKSSSLKAFDFLQERYFLHQVLFSIFNTFGMLDRVYILIDGKRSEVLAKYVDIRYSFPREIWVTFPVQSYQH encoded by the coding sequence ATGAGAATGTTTTTCGTGTTGGTCATAATCGCTGTTGTTCCAATGTTGTTGCTTGCAGCAAATGCCAAAGTTGTTTATTTCGACGATCATTTGAATCCATCTGTGGTAAATGTGTCCTTTCAAAAAGATGAAGATATCGTTCTGGCAATCTTCAACAAACTGGCAAGTCCTTCGAGCAATTTTAAAACCTTCGTACCTGCAGATGTTTTAAACGCATACTTTTTTGTTGAAACTGCTTTGGTTTTGGACCTTAAATCCTCCAGTTTGAAAGCCTTTGATTTTCTTCAAGAGAGATATTTTTTGCATCAAGTTCTTTTCAGCATCTTCAATACCTTTGGTATGTTGGATAGGGTTTACATACTCATCGATGGAAAAAGGTCAGAAGTTCTTGCAAAATACGTGGATATAAGGTACAGTTTTCCAAGGGAGATCTGGGTGACTTTTCCTGTACAATCCTATCAACATTGA
- a CDS encoding tRNA (adenine-N1)-methyltransferase, with the protein MSREFIKLGDNVMAVFEDESEFIFTVDGKQIGTHKGIIKTEELVDKPFGGTFHTHTGQKFVALRPRFVDEIYHMKRKTQIVYPKDMGFILLMLDVKEGDKVIDAGVGSGAMCAALARAVGSCGKVFAYEKREEFLKLAEENLRKWGLLDRVVLKLKDISEGFDEVVDAIFLDVPDPWNYIRQCYDSLIGSGNLAIVCPTTNQVQQVVDELQKNGFFQIEIWESLFRQYKTNPERLRPFDRMVAHTAYMIFARKKYFKEV; encoded by the coding sequence ATGAGCAGAGAATTCATAAAGCTTGGAGATAACGTGATGGCTGTATTTGAAGATGAAAGTGAATTCATTTTCACGGTAGATGGAAAACAAATTGGAACACATAAGGGAATAATAAAAACGGAAGAATTGGTTGACAAGCCCTTTGGTGGGACCTTTCACACCCATACTGGGCAAAAATTTGTTGCACTTAGGCCAAGATTTGTCGATGAAATTTACCACATGAAAAGGAAAACGCAAATAGTTTACCCAAAGGACATGGGGTTTATCCTTCTTATGCTCGATGTCAAAGAAGGTGATAAAGTTATAGATGCAGGTGTTGGAAGTGGAGCAATGTGCGCAGCCCTTGCCAGAGCCGTTGGAAGTTGTGGAAAAGTTTTTGCCTACGAAAAACGGGAAGAGTTTCTTAAGCTAGCCGAGGAAAATTTAAGAAAATGGGGACTTCTAGATAGAGTCGTGTTGAAGCTGAAGGATATATCCGAAGGTTTTGATGAAGTTGTGGATGCGATATTCTTAGATGTTCCCGATCCATGGAACTACATTCGACAATGCTACGATAGCTTGATTGGATCAGGAAATTTGGCAATAGTTTGCCCTACGACCAATCAAGTTCAACAAGTTGTCGATGAACTTCAAAAAAATGGATTTTTTCAAATCGAAATATGGGAAAGCCTTTTCAGACAGTATAAAACCAATCCAGAACGTTTACGACCATTCGATCGAATGGTTGCTCACACAGCTTACATGATTTTTGCACGGAAAAAATATTTTAAGGAGGTATAA